The Ascochyta rabiei chromosome 5, complete sequence genome has a segment encoding these proteins:
- a CDS encoding Carbonic anhydrase — protein MQHRLPHVGRALFRAGPTSGAFNSSFCSPLRIATPLLSSTHTSASLRPSSRSPLQQVDTRAFTKSSFFTSNWYKRMTGQENPQTTQEVKKYLQQSHDRIFENNKKWAEEMQKKKPEFFKDLSAGQAPDYLWIGCSDSRIPAEALTGVDPGEMFIHRNIANLVNNIDLNVMSVVNYAVRHLKVKHIVVCGHYGCGGVKAAMTPQDMGLLNPWLRNIRDVYRLHQSELDGIADADEKYDKLVELNVIEQCRNVIKTAAVQLSYAENEFPIVHGWVFGFKDGLLKDLKFDHEGELREIQKIYNLKDLA, from the exons ATGCAGCACAGATTACCCCACGTTGGCCGAGCTCTTTTTAGGGCGGGGCCCACCTCTGGAGCTTTCAATTCCTCCTTCTGTTCTCCCTTACGCATCGCGACGCCGTTATTATCGTCGACTCACACCTCAGCTTCTCTTCGCCCATCTTCGCGTTCGCCCTTGCAACAGGTCGACACTAGAGCGTTCACCAAAAGCTCCTTCTTTACAAGTAATTGGTACAAGAGAATGACTGGCCAGGAGAACCCCCAGACCACGCAGGAGGTCAAGAAGTACCTCCAGCAAAGCCATGACCGCATTTTTGAAAACAACAAGAAGTGGGCCGAAGAGatgcagaagaagaagcccgAGTTCTTCAAGGACTTGAGTGCGGGTCAGGCTCCGGACTACCTATGGATTG GCTGCTCTGACTCCCGCATCCCCGCCGAAGCCCTCACGGGCGTCGACCCAGGCGAGATGTTCATCCACCGCAACATTGCCAACCTCGTCAACAACATCGACTTGAACGTCATGTCCGTCGTTAACTACGCCGTCCGCCACCTCAAAGTCAAGCACATTGTCGTCTGCGGCCACTACGGCTGCGGTGGTGTCAAGGCCGCAATGACGCCCCAAGACATGGGTCTCCTGAACCCGTGGCTACGAAACATTCGCGACGTGTACCGCCTACACCAGAGCGAGCTCGATGGCATTGCAGATGCGGATGAGAAGTACGACAAGCTAGTCGAGCTAAACGTCATAGAGCAGTGCAGGAACGTGATCAAGACAGCGGCGGTACAGCTTTCGTACGCTGAGAACGAGTTTCCAATTGTGCACGGTTGGGTGTTTGGCTTCAAGGATGGGCTGCTAAAGGATCTTAAGTTCGACCACGAGGGCGAGCTGAGGGAGATCCAGAAGATCTACAACTTGAAAGACCTGGCTTGA
- a CDS encoding Lipid-translocating exporter-like protein rta1: MGQIIMLLGLFVQLLFLGFFLGFFLCISLVFWQRMSKSSKQYAILQYGKHTWDQLLKMVVLAAVIIILRCIFHVIEFAQGHSGYLVSHEIFIYIFDAAPMLVVQSMMHFVYAAKVFGVGRFSRLGKIESVIDLYRREQVRGLQK, encoded by the coding sequence ATGGGGCAGATAATTATGCTGCTCGGTCTCTTTGTTCAGCTGCTCTTCCTCGGGTTCTTCCTCGGGTTCTTCCTCTGCATATCGCTAGTATTCTGGCAACGCATGTCGAAGTCATCAAAGCAATATGCCATCCTTCAGTATGGTAAGCACACGTGGGACCAGCTATTGAAGATGGTAGTGCTTGCTGCAGTCATCATCATCCTTCGGTGCATCTTTCACGTCATCGAATTCGCGCAAGGACACAGTGGCTACCTCGTTAGCCACGAGATATTCATCTACATCTTCGATGCAGCGCCTATGTTGGTGGTACAGAGCATGATGCACTTTGTGTACGCGGCGAAAGTCTTTGGTGTTGGAAGGTTCTCAAGACTAGGGAAGATCGAAAGCGTCATCGATCTGTATCGAAGGGAGCAGGTACGAGGTCTCCAGAAGTAG
- a CDS encoding TATA-binding protein-associated factor mot1, with product MSATRLDRLVTLLETGSTALIRNTAAEQLADVQKQHPEDLFNLLNRVVPFLRSKSWETRVAAAKAVGGIVANAEKYDPNAEEEPIKPEVKSETNGHAKDEDASGAAVKKEENGDVEMPLATDKFNLDTLDIASILKNGNHLVGAASKELDYKLLSMSPADRLAYQKNILTKRLGLEGPFVEFTAAPADETVAQTPGLRTPAIHRIDTNLARSDTLNSAASPPAATPTGDQPILSKRQLNSQKRKQKNAHKNNKATTVDFNEPGSKKPSHPDAVQTPVRLTPHPTSLKQDKSENDDGGDGLDDYFSLERKGGDDDAKFVKEFKGDVLPEKSSFEGESDESGLEWPFERVCEYLALEMFDHTWEVRHGASMGIREVLRVHGGGAGRIKGRSRAENDKLNQQWLNDLACRICCIFMLDRFADYTSDTAVAPIRETAGQALGSVLQHLSRENVLATFNVLHSLIKKRLEVDSGWHSCQGGMIGLRYLVAVRNDLLREDGSLMDGVLTAVIQGLGDFDDDIRALSAATLIPVAKDFVEMRPKATEGLMNQVWSCFDGLQDDLTASTGSIMDLLAKLCSFPQVLAAMQANAEKDPTQSFHELVPRLFPFLRHTITSVRAAVLRALSTFLDIQSAGSGGWIDSKALQLIFQNILLERNEGVLKLSLKLWNTMVDNLGAQIATHLEPILNAIIPLTLTPIGVSRHPIPMDMSLLMKPSGQVMGPAPSLAPSRRSTPPAGSEPAVKKRKKSRHGKEENTLPIPSSTSHNVDGHMISGDLELIGADVMIRSRASAAQALGKAIANWPEETRLSIFGHKLLPPLSSTSSTAQLTAAMIIEEFGKNLSAKDALADLFAEALLPIVEGERPMAYEDLVPKLQIVRTQCTALINIFREGHVQNLPALAIVVQGDPSASQYAFGVADAEKLVTTQYEKLKKAMTPSARMVAAANLEVSRKEVEASLQEAKDIKEERDIRIKAAAAGALIWLNSPPKKPSAPIKAMMDSVKKEENVQLQKRSAAAVARYIVHLVEGNKNNVVKKVVGNLVKFYCMETAETPEFQGQGHIETGILTLKKDEDVRDHPDAVKFAEESRAARITKRGAREALEQVVEQFGAEVFHKVPTLEDLIQRPIKHAFADATLPVEIADEDGIFGQEVVDALSTLRALVGSFHPDVRGFIKDLLPFIARALQSKLYVLRYAAAKCFATICSVMSVEAFTLLVEVVLPTISDGANVHGRQGAIECIYHLIHVMEDGILPYVIFLITPVLGRMSDSDNDVRLLATTSFATLVKLVPLESGIPDPPGLPDSLLKGRDRERKFVAQMLDAKKVEPFEIPVGIKATLRSYQQDGVNWLAFLNRYNLHGILCDDMGLGKTLQTLCMVASDHHLRADEFARSEDPNFRRLPSLIVCPPTLSGHWQQEIRQYAPFLSCVAYVGAPPIRGQHRSQLQDVDIVITSYDICRNDLEVLKPVNWNYCVLDEGHLIKNSKSKTSQAVKQFQSNHRLILSGTPIQNNVLELWSLFDFLMPGFLGSEKVFQERFAKPIAASRFAKSSSKEQEKGALAIEALHKQVLPFLLRRLKEEVLDDLPPKILQNYYCDLSELQRNLFDDFNKRQGKEIQSKAGNADRESKQHIFQALQYMKKLCNSPALVVKGPTNKAYEPTQQYLKKHNTTIDDISHAPKLSALKDLLVDCGIGAADVAGDKSGAVNGDLPEAVSQHRALIFCQMKEMLDMVESTVFKKLLPSVQFMRLDGTVPAEKRQDIVNKFNSDPSYDALLLTTSVGGLGLNLTGADTVIFVEHDWNPQKDIQAMDRAHRIGQKKVVNVYRIVTRGTLEEKILNLQRFKIDVASTVVNQQNAGLGSMQTDQILDLFNVSADSADPAALPPPPSNSKDDNAIDENDAVDATGELREKGKKGFLDDLGELWDERQYEDEFDLDGFLGKMQGPAA from the exons ATGAG TGCTACAAGATTGGACCGTCTCGTAAC GCTCCTTGAGACAGGCAGCACAGCCTTGATCCGGAACACAGCAGCTGAGCAACTAGCTGATGTCCAGAAACAACACCCCGAGGATCTATTCAACCTCCTCAACCGTGTTGTGCCATTCTTGCGATCCAAGAGTTGGGAAACACGGGTGGCTGCCGCCAAAGCAGTGGGTGGCATTGTCGCCAACGCCGAGAAGTACGATCCAAACGCCGAAGAGGAACCAATCAAACCAGAGGTCAAGTCTGAAACAAACGGCCATGCAAAAGACGAGGACGCTAGTGGCGCTGCCGTCAAGAAAGAAGAGAATGGCGACGTCGAGATGCCACTGGCGACGGACAAATTCAACCTTGACACTCTCGACATTGCGTCCATCCTGAAAAATGGCAACCATCTCGTCGGTGCTGCTAGCAAGGAGCTCGATTACAAGCTGCTGTCTATGAGCCCTGCGGATCGCCTTGCATATCAGAAGAACATCCTCACCAAGCGGCTTGGTCTCGAAGGGCCCTTCGTTGAATTCACTGCAGCACCGGCAGACGAGACAGTCGCGCAAACCCCTGGCCTCCGAACGCCCGCCATCCATCGCATTGACACAAATCTCGCCAGATCAGATACTCTGAATTCCGCCGCTTCGCCCCCAGCGGCCACACCAACGGGCGATCAGCCCATTCTTAGCAAACGTCAACTGAACTCCCAAAAGCGCAAACAGAAGAACGCGCACAAGAACAACAAGGCAACAACCGTCGACTTTAATGAGCCCGGCTCGAAAAAGCCCTCACATCCAGATGCTGTTCAGACGCCTGTGCGCTTGACTCCACATCCTACGTCGCTCAAACAGGACAAGTCCGAGAACGATGACGGAGGTGATGGCCTTGATGATTACTTCTCCCTCGAACGCAAGGGCGGAGACGACGACGCAAAGTTTGTCAAAGAGTTCAAGGGTGATGTGTTACCTGAGAAGTCCTCTTTTGAAGGCGAGTCCGACGAGTCTGGCTTGGAGTGGCCTTTTGAGCGCGTTTGCGAGTATCTCGCTCTCGAAATGTTCGACCACACCTGGGAGGTTCGTCATGGCGCTTCTATGGGCATTCGGGAGGTCTTGCGCGTGCACGGCGGCGGAGCTGGGAGAATCAAGGGAAGGTCGCGAGCGGAGAATGACAAGCTGAACCAGCAATGGCTGAACGATCTTGCATGTCGCATCTGCTGTATCTTCATGCTTGATCGATTCGCCGACTACACCTCCGACACTGCCGTCGCGCCCATCAGAGAAACCGCGGGACAAGCACTCGGGTCTGTCCTGCAGCACCTTTCTCGCGAGAACGTTTTGGCTACGTTCAATGTACTTCACAGTCTCATCAAGAAGCGGCTTGAAGTAGATAGCGGATGGCATTCCTGCCAGGGTGGCATGATCGGCTTGCGGTACCTCGTAGCTGTACGGAACGATCTCCTCCGTGAAGACGGGTCTCTTATGGATGGCGTCCTCACTGCTGTCATTCAGGGCCTGGGCGATTTTGACGATGACATTCGGGCTCTGAGCGCAGCAACGCTCATTCCCGTTGCCAAGGATTTTGTCGAGATGCGACCAAAGGCAACGGAAGGCCTCATGAACCAGGTCTGGTCCTGCTTTGATGGTCTTCAAGACGACCTTACCGCTAGTACCGGCTCGATTATGGATCTTCTCGCCAAGCTGTGCAGCTTTCCTCAAGTCCTTGCAGCCATGCAGGCAAATGCGGAGAAGGACCCGACGCAGTCCTTCCACGAACTTGTGCCTCGTCTCTTCCCATTCTTACGACACACCATCACCAGCGTGCGTGCTGCTGTGCTACGTGCATTGAGTACCTTTCTCGACATCCAAAGCGCAGGATCGGGTGGGTGGATCGACAGTAAAGCACTCCAACTGATCTTCCAGAACATCCTGCTCGAACGCAACGAGGGCGTTCTCAAACTTTCACTGAAGTTGTGGAACACCATGGTCGACAACCTTGGTGCTCAAATTGCGACACACTTAGAACCGATCCTGAATGCTATTATCCCACTGACTCTTACTCCTATTGGGGTGTCTCGCCATCCGATTCCCATGGACATGTCACTCTTGATGAAACCTTCCGGACAGGTCATGGGCCCGGCACCAAGCTTAGCACCTAGTCGGCGATCAACACCACCGGCCGGAAGCGAGCCAGCcgtgaagaagaggaagaagtcACGGCACGGGAAAGAGGAGAACACGTTACCGATACCATCATCCACGTCACACAACGTTGACGGACACATGATCAGTGGCGATCTTGAGCTCATTGGAGCTGATGTGATGATCCGTTCCAGGGCATCTGCAGCACAAGCTCTTGGCAAAGCTATTGCGAACTGGCCGGAAGAGACCAGACTATCGATCTTCGGTCACAAGCTCTTGCCGCCACTGTCTTCGACTAGCTCCACCGCACAACTGACGGCTGCTATGATCATCGAAGAGTTTGGCAAGAATCTGTCGGCCAAGGACGCCTTGGCAGATCTGTTTGCTGAGGCTCTACTCCCCATCGTCGAGGGTGAGCGACCGATGGCTTACGAAGACCTCGTCCCCAAGCTGCAAATTGTACGAACTCAGTGCACTGCTTTGATCAACATCTTCCGAGAAGGCCATGTCCAGAATCTACCAGCTCTGGCTATCGTCGTCCAGGGTGATCCTTCTGCCAGTCAGTACGCTTTTGGCGTCGCCGACGCAGAGAAGCTTGTAACTACTCAGTACGAGAAGCTCAAGAAGGCAATGACCCCATCTGCACGAATGGTCGCTGCAGCCAACCTGGAAGTCTCGAGGAAGGAAGTCGAGGCCAGTCTCCAGGAGGCAAAGGACATCAAGGAAGAACGCGATATCCGCATCAAAGCTGCCGCCGCGGGCGCACTCATCTGGCTGAACTCACCACCCAAGAAACCATCGGCACCGATCAAGGCCATGATGGACAGCGTCAAGAAAGAGGAGAACGTACAGTTGCAAAAGCGATCTGCCGCCGCTGTTGCGCGCTACATTGTGCACCTTGTCGAGGGGAATAAGAACAACGTTGTCAAGAAAGTGGTTGGCAACCTCGTTAAGTTCTACTGCATGGAGACAGCAGAAACACCCGAATTCCAGGGTCAAGGTCACATTGAAACCGGCATTCTCACTTTGAAAAAGGATGAAGACGTTCGCGACCATCCAGATGCTGTCAAATTTGCGGAGGAGTCGAGAGCGGCCAGGATCACCAAACGTGGAGCACGTGAGGCTCTTGAGCAAGTTGTCGAGCAGTTCGGTGCGGAGGTCTTCCACAAGGTTCCCACGCTCGAAGATCTGATCCAGCGGCCTATTAAGCACGCGTTCGCCGATGCGACACTTCCTGTAGAGATCGCCGACGAGGACGGCATCTTTGGACAGGAGGTTGTTGACGCGTTATCAACTTTGCGCGCCCTGGTGGGCAGCTTTCATCCGGACGTACGCGGCTTCATCAAAGACCTGCTTCCCTTCATTGCACGGGCCTTGCAGAGCAAGCTATACGTACTCCGATACGCTGCCGCGAAGTGCTTCGCAACTATTTGCAGCGTTATGTCTGTCGAGGCCTTCACACTGCTCGTCGAAGTCGTTCTGCCTACCATCAGCGATGGTGCTAACGTTCATGGCCGCCAAGGTGCTATCGAATGTATCTACCATCTCATTCACGTTATGGAGGACGGCATTCTACCGTATGTCATCTTCTTGATCACTCCGGTTCTGGGGCGCATGAGCGATTCAGACAACGACGTTCGTCTACTAGCAACAACAAGCTTCGCTACACTTGTCAAGCTTGTTCCGCTTGAGTCCGGTATCCCAGACCCGCCAGGTCTGCCCGACTCTCTCCTCAAAGGTCGTGACCGTGAGCGCAAGTTCGTCGCTCAGATGCTTGACGCCAAGAAAGTTGAGCCTTTCGAGATCCCTGTCGGCATCAAGGCTACATTGCGATCTTACCAACAAGACGGCGTCAATTGGCTTGCCTTCCTAAACCGATACAACTTGCACGGCATTTTGTGTGATGACATGGGTCTCGGAAAGACGCTGCAGACCTTGTGCATGGTGGCCAGTGATCACCACCTACGCGCTGACGAGTTTGCGAGGTCTGAGGATCCAAACTTCCGCAGATTGCCGTCGCTCATCGTATGTCCTCCTACTCTGTCTGGTCATTGGCAGCAGGAGATTCGACAGTATGCGCCCTTCCTTTCTTGTGTGGCCTACGTCGGTGCGCCACCCATTCGCGGTCAACACAGGTCTCAGCTCCAGGATGTCGACATTGTCATAACCAGTTACGACATCTGCAGAAACGACCTCGAAGTTCTCAAGCCTGTCAACTGGAACTACTGCGTTCTCGATGAAGGTCATCTTATTAAAAATTCGAAGTCAAAGACCAGCCAGGCTGTCAAGCAGTTCCAGTCGAATCACCGCCTGATTCTTTCGGGTACACCCATCCAGAACAACGTACTTGAGTTGTGGTCTCTGTTCGACTTCCTCATGCCTGGCTTCCTCGGATCCGAGAAAGTGTTCCAAGAGCGCTTTGCAAAGcctattgcagcttctcgatTTGCCAAGTCCTCATCTAAGGAACAGGAGAAGGGTGCGCTAGCCATTGAGGCGCTCCACAAACAGGTCCTCCCTTTCCTTCTTAGACGTCTCAAGGAGGAAGTGCTCGACGACTTGCCCCCCAAGATCCTGCAGAACTACTACTGTGACCTGTCTGAGCTGCAGCGCAACCTGTTTGATGACTTCAACAAGCGACAAGGCAAAGAGATCCAGTCAAAGGCTGGTAATGCTGACCGTGAGAGCAAGCAACACATCTTCCAAGCACTGCAGTACATGAAAAAGCTCTGCAACTCGCCCGCCCTTGTAGTGAAGGGCCCAACGAACAAAGCCTACGAGCCAACGCAGCAGTACCTGAAGAAGCACAACACCACCATTGACGATATCTCCCATGCGCCCAAGCTGAGTGCGCTCAAGGACCTGTTGGTGGACTGTGGCATTGGTGCAGCAGATGTTGCAGGCGACAAGTCAGGCGCTGTCAACGGTGATTTGCCTGAGGCAGTCTCTCAGCATCGTGCTCTGATCTTTTGTCAAATGAAGGAGATGCTTGACATGGTCGAGTCTACTGTGTTCAAGAAGTTGCTTCCGAGCGTTCAATTCATGAGGCTTGACGGAACGGTACCGGCTGAGAAGCGTCAAGACATTGTCAACAAGTTCAATTCGGATCCATCTTACGATGCCCTGCTCTTAACCACTAGCGTCGGTGGTCTCGGTCTTAACTTAACCGGTGCCGACACCGTCATCTTCGTCGAGCACGACTGGAATCCTCAGAAGGATATTCAAGCAATGGACCGCGCTCATCGTATCGGGCAAAAGAAGGTTGTGAATGTGTACCGCATTGTTACCCGCGGGACACTCGAGGAAAAGATCCTCAA TCTTCAGCGTTTCAAGATCGACGTCGCGAGCACGGTCGTTAACCAGCAGAATGCTGGTCTGGGCTCCATGCAAACGGATCAGATTCTCGATTTGTTCAACGTCTCCGCAGACAGTGCAGACCCAGCTGCGCTACCACCTCCTCCATCCAACTCCAAGGACGACAATGCCATCGACGAGAACGATGCTGTCGATGCCACGGGTGAATTGCGAGAGAAGGGCAAGAAAGGCTTTCTTGACGACCTTGGCGAACTGTGGGATGAGAGGCAATACGAAGATGAATTTGACCTCGACGGTTTCTTGGGCAAGATGCAGGGGCCCGCGGCATAG